CGATAAGTAGTAGGTTGCCGCTACTTGAAGGGATTTAAGGTTTGGATCAGAATTGGAGAGAGCAGTTTCCATTCTTGTTGTTTGGTCGGGGCAATTTTATTCCAAATTCTTAATCACCAGGGATCAAATTCTCCAAAACAGAATCCCTCTTGAGATTTAGGAATTAAGTTTGACTTAGAAAAGGAATGTGCACTTTTGTGACTACTGCGACAACTATCgatgtttcatttttttctttaccaaAGTGGAATTTGGTTGATGATCGATTATATCCTAAGGCTGAATTGATCTGTTTGCAGATAATGATGAAGGATCAGTTTGCAAACTATGTCATACAGACGGTCCTTGAGACCTGCGACGACGAGACGCGAAAGCTCATTCTTTCACGCATCAGAGCTCACCTAGCCGTGCTTAAGAATTACACGTATGGGAAGCATATCGTTGCTCGTGTCGAGAAGCTAATTGTTGCGGGAGGTCAGACGCAAGCTTATACTTCCCTTCTAtgctttattttataatttctctTACGTGCTCttcggtttaaaaaaaaaaaactattctgACTAAAAGATTTAACCTTGCAGAAAAGCGAATGGGGATGCCACCGAAATTGTCTTGAGGAATATACTGTAAAACCGATTTTGTAAAGTTGTCGAGGTTATTCTTATTAGAAACTTGAGGAAAGTTCAATCACTTTTGCCCTTACTACATATGTTATATAATTGTCATATCTTTAATAGAGGTAGAGGCCATTATTCTTGTGTATATCTTCAATTTGGTACAGAACCAATAGCAATACCGCGATGACGATGATCTAGTCTGGGGTTTTATGTCCAAGGCGCGCGATGTAAATGGTTTTGGCTTTGAAGAAAGTGTATAAATTTTCAGGACCTTTAACATAGCCATTTGTAACAGTTAATTGGATTGTtatggtaataataataaagcagttcttttatttttaatcataaaCTTCAAACTATATATTGTCTTTTGGGTATGTATTTGCTGTTGTACTGTTTTTCAGTTCTGTCGCTTTCCTGTGGGCCGGTGGGTATTCTTTGACAAGATTAATGGTCTAATATGTATCCTCTTACAATCTTTGAATGATGTATTGGTGCTTTTGTGAGTTTCTACTCATTCAAGTTTTTTCGTAAATGCTCATTCAAGTTTTTACTCGGGACACCGTAAATTTCATcagatatttgaaatatttgaactaTACGGATGCATGAACGGTAAGTTGCTCATGTGTACTACACAATTCTGCGTGCGACGTGGATGTCTAGAACAATTTtgttttaacaaaataaaattatcatattactTATGATTAAATTTCTTATTGTTTGTTATGGCTCCATATATGAGTGGTTTGAGATATATTCAAAGTGTTGTAACTGGTGCAAAGAAGCgttatcttttcttttatgtGAAATAGTGAATTATTTGCGATCCTTATTCATCAATGTATCCGTTTGgcaatatataaaacaaatgcTTAAAAAGGTTTTTCTTGGCTTTTAGTTTTGTAAAGAAATTATCTAATCCGTAATAATATTGTGTGAGTACACCATATTATGGGTGTGTTTGTTTTATTGAAAATAGAGAAGGGTGAAGTGGTTTCTAGTCCTAAATGTCTATTTTTATTGtttggaattttatttttagttgaatttcaaatttgtcaAAATACCATAATGGACTTCCGTCCATCTTATATCATACTAATTCACTCTCACTTTGGGCGGACCCaagtaaattacaaaaaaaaaaagtgagaagaaaattgataaaattttaatttgctctcAAACTTGCaccaaaaaaatagaagaatcgAGAGAATTTTAGTTTCACGTTTATATAaacaaacagtaaaaaaaataaataacaaatatctAAACTTGTAATTTACATCACATACAAGATTAGCCACATCTAGTAATCTAAAATACACACCCTTTCCTCGGCaatattttcggtgtaatcTTATATCTTTTATAATACAGTAACACCAAACAGACTACATACCGAATGAACCAAACGCAGTAATTTTAACAGAATTGTCTGTAATCTTGTCAAAATAATCTAAACCAAACCTAACTTAGGACGCGCTTGGTtcgagttatataatattatagtgtATTGCGATATATTCATGTATCTTGAATTACTAAATGAGATTACAAGAGCCGCCTTCAGTAATCCAAGATACACACCCTCCTCCTCGGTAATATTTTTGGTGAAATCTCACACTTTTTATAATACTGTAATACCAAACAGATTGCATACTGAACGAGCCAAATGCAGTAATTCTGATAGAATTATCTGTAATCCTGTGAGGATAAGCCAAATCAAATGCATCATAGTTTATTTCAAAGGCCAAACCAAACGCATCAAATAGTTTATTCCAAAATCTATCTCAATCCGAACTTTAAATTCCGGGAAACAAACGTACTCAAATCTAAGCCCTAAAAAGTTATGGTTCCAGAACTGGACACTCTCCCAGTGCGCCGCTGTTGCTATCAATCAATCGACTCAATCCTCTCCTTTCCTTTTCCAaaccatataaatatataaacatatatatatatatatatatatatatatatatatatatatatatattaattattcgtttctattttattttttctaaaacccGAAAGCGGGGGAGGAGGCGACGCCCATGGCGGCcgaaggaggcggcggcgcggcggcggcggaggaggcgcgGCGGCTGTTCCAGCGGCTGtggacggaggaggaggagctggTGATCCTGCGGGGGTTCTCGGANTTAATTTGCTCTCACACTTGCaccaaaaaaatagaagaatcgAGAGAATTTTAGTTTCACGTTTATATAaacaaacagtaaaaaaaataaataacaaaaaaatgtattttatctaaacttgtaaatttgtaatttacaTCAGGTACAAGATTAGCCACCTTTAGTAATCTAAAGTACACACCCCCTTCCTCGGCAATATTTTCGGTATAACGTTACACCTTTTATAATACTGTATCACCGAACAGACTACATACCGAATGAATTAAACGCAGTAATTTTAACAGAATTGTctgtaatcctgtcaggatgcgtttggttcgagttatataatattatagtgtATTGCAATATATTCATGTATCTTAAATTACTAAATGAGATTACAAGATTAGCCGCCTTCAGTAATCCAAGATATACATTCTTCTCCTCGATAATATTTTTGGTGAAATCTCACACTTTTTATAATGCTGTAATACCGAACAGATTGCATACTGAATGAGCCAAACGCAgtaattttgatagaattatcTGTAATCCTGTAAGGATAAGCCAAATCAAACGTATCATAGTTTATTTCAAAGGCTAAACCAAACGCATCTAATAGTTTATTCCAAAATCTATCTCAATCCGAACTTTAAATTCCGGGAAACAAACGTACTCAGATCTAAGCCCTAATTAGGTaccatttggttcgggtataagcaagaactagctattacagggataggtacaagtatggggataagaaaaatagtgtttggatgaaaattgggttgttcccgaggataagaaaaatattagaaagttttatatagaaaatgaaggtgttggtggggataaccgagaactactattctcggataaaaaattagcgtttgagtataaagggggataagggcctatccctattcctattcccaaaccaaacggtTAAAAGTTATGGTTCCAGAACTGGACACTCTCCCAGTGCGCCGCTGTTGCTATCAATCAATCGACTCAATCCTCTCCATTCCTTTTccaaaccatatatatatatatatatatatatatatatatatatagagagagagagagagagagagagagagctggactaggttactattagtagcaaaatttcattaatGCTAcaagttttttagcctttggatcaactcttttcattatttctaaccattggattaaatactataacccagtggggactactcaactctagggggaccattcaactctaactgactaatatcatcctgaccctacgatttttcatccaaaggttaaaaatttgatagaaaaaagagcgttttactattaatagtattccagtctaattctatatatatatatatatatatatatatatatatatatatatatatatatatatatatatatatatatatatatatagaggtNTGCTGGTGACGGGGACGCCGGGAACGGGGAAGACGACGACGAGCTCGCTCCTCGCCGACGCCACCGCGCTCCGCCACGTCAACGTCGGCGACGTTGTCCGCGACAAGGGCCTCCACGACGGCTGGGACGACGAGTTCGACTGCTACATCATCAACGAGGACCTGGTCCGATcccccctaaccctaaccccaaaATAACACtcatcctaaccctaaccctaaccctaaacctaaccctaactatctccttttttttttcatttttttgttgcTATGTTGGTATGAATTCGTGCTGTATCTATTTGATTGATCTCCTTTTTTGCCATAGCTTATAATATCCACCGTATGACACAATTTGGGTTTTTGCCGTTGTTCGTCAATTATTAGTTGCTGAATTAACCCTCATCTAAATATTATAGCAAAATCCAACAATTACCTGTGAATTTTGCTAGTTGAGGGAGCAGATTCGAAAATTTCAGCTTTATAGCAATTATTGGCAGTTTAGTATTAGCCATATTTATTTGAAGATTAAAAGTTGCTTCTTAATGTCTAAAATTTGAACAATCCAGTAGTTCTTGTCATTTAACTCAATTGTTAGGTGATGCCTAAAATCTTATTAGTGCATGTTAAGTTCTGTGAGGTTTGAGAAATGAAGGGATGGATGGGATGGATTATTCTTCATTGTGGCTATTAAATCTATGGATGTTTAAGGGCAAAAAAAGGTTTTTAGGCTAAGGAATAAAGTAAACTAAAGAATTAGAGAAGAagtggtgcttgtaaaagtttccgaccgttagatctatcccttttaCCAATTCCTCCccttagattatgctattccaTCAACCACctcctcaaccctaggggatcactattatcctaaccctacaaattttcatccaaagattgaaaacctacaagcatcaatgacttagtgctttcaaaagcataggagctcaattctagagaagcaataattaaaaaaagcatAATCAATACTAAAGTGCACTCTCGGTTATCACTTGCTTGATGGTtgcttttatcattatttaatTGACCATAGTACTTTAGCCATCATCTCTAATTAGATTGAAATTAGCCAAAttgtttacatttttattttggattGATTAGGAATGAATGTCATGTTGTTAGTCCTCGTAAGGCATTGGGTAGCTGCGTATTCTTTTGCATTCTGATGTTCCTTTGGCTTTATGGATGGGAGGCATAACAGAAAGAGGGGCGGGTGCTTTGACCTCTTCCATATCGTAGTTTCTCTgtttctctcctcttctccatTACATGAGACCCATTTGAGTAGGGACATTTCCCTAGCCCGTGTCTTGATGACTGATGACCCCCTCCGTGAACTTTCTTACAATGGTTGAGCCTCCTTTGCAGGAGAGCGGTGATAGAAGATGCATTTACTCCCTCCCACCCCTTTTGATTTGATTATAATTGtctttcaatttttaatatttaacttgATCTGGTTTTCTCGTTACTTGCTTGGCTCGTGTAGAATCTTAATAATTGCGTGTTCGTCTTGGTCATGGTAATGAAATTTATTATTGATTGGACAATTTCTGTAGCTTGAGGGTGGCCATATTATTTACTCAGCGGGGCATATACTTTTTACGTGGGGGAAGCTTTGTTAGATGGGAGGGTCATGGCCAGTGGCCACCCTCGTCACCCATACAGAAACATAAACACATAGTCTGGTGTTGACAGTGGATAGAATGTTACCGTTCTAACCTCCTGATGACGACAGTATTTGTCGATCGGCATGGCACTTCTTGTATGGCACATACTgtagtttgaatttttttttagtccattctttattctttgatgTGCATGTTTTGTATTCCGGTCAGGTGTAAGAATCAATTAGCTAACGAGTATATGATACAaccataatttcttttttcttttctctttgggGCCCTGGGGATGCCAGATTTGTATCATGATCCTGTACTCTTTTAAGTACTTGCACAACTTCTTCATTAGTTGACAACTTTAGGTTTTTTGTAGACCCATTTCTGATGTTTATAGATGTATAAGTCCTTGTCTAGTAAGTATTCCTGTATCTTCTCCCAGAGAAATTTTGTTTGGACTTGTTTATGTTCTTTCACTAGGTTGATTCATTTCCCTTTATTTTGTATTCTCATATTTTAGCAGATGCAATAATTTGATTTTCGTAAGCTGTAAACCATTTTTAcgaatttctctttttttagtgaatttgtgatgtttttctttattttgattaatGTCAATCAATTTTTGAGCTGTGGATACCTTTTATTTCTGAGATGGGGTCTGAGGCTCCCAGTGATAACCCATAGTACATTAAGGGGCCGCAATATGAGCGAAAAACGTGCTATGTTaataatttgagaaacaacaATTTGTTGGCCTTGTTCCTTTATGACTCAAATAGTAACCAACTACTGCTGGATAATCTGATTAAAGAGTGGAGATATCGGTCATAAGTAATGTGCGTGTAGATTTTCATGtagtcaaaaattatatttatcattGCATATCACATGGTAATCTATTAATATGGTAAGAACCGTACATTCTGAATGTGCTGTGTAGTTAGGAGAAGGCATAACCTGTAACCGGATTGAGTGGTGAACAGGATTTATTGATGAattctatttgctttcttttgacCTTTGAGGATTTGTTGTCTTAATCCTACTTCTGAGGTTAGGGCTATACCGAGTTGACTCATAATATCAAATATTGGACCTACTGGGGAGTTCACTAGGAAGGACAACTACATATTTCGAAATTAGCACATTTAAACATGATTTTAagcgaaaagaaaaaaggaaattagCACGAAAAACcaagtattttgattttagttggACAGATTTTAATAATCCAAGTATGTTCCAAATCTGAGTTGAATCTGAGAATGATGACCTGAATATATTGACAGCGATCTATGCACGGCCTTTGAGTCTGGATCTTTCTGGGGAATGCCAACTATTGGGACCTTTTTACCCTTTTGCACCTTAAAGGATTTTACTACATTATCTCCCAaggttcttttttctttttgcaggtTACTAATCAGCGATGCAGTGTTGCCTTCTTGTGATTGACTTACCAACTGCTATTTACTCGTCAAATTGAGAATTAGTAGTGGTGTTCCGCTTATAATCCGATCCTTTagatattaaatctaaaattatctCTAAGTTCCACTATGTTTTTCCTATTCACGTGTATTGACGCCCTTTGTCTTGGCAATGAAGGTATGCGACGAGCTTGAAGAAATGATGGAAGAAGGCGGGAATATCGTAGATTACCACGGTTGTGAGTTCTTCCCAGAGCGTTGGTTTGACCGCGTTGTTGTGCTACAGACGGACAATTCTATTCTGCATGATCGCTTAGCTAGCAGGTAATGACTCTTTTTTTAAGTGCTTGGGTAATTGATCATTGAGAATAGCAGTATTTATGCTTCCTGTGGATTTCAGAAGCTTTGGCAGAACTGTTGCTTGAATAGAGTTGTTCGAAACTATTCGATTAAAAACCCACCGACCGCTTCTTTTACAGCTGTAGgaaaaagcttcaaattggaaCCGAACTTATGTTCGCAAAATTCCATTGAACCTGCTTCTTCCAGTAGAGTAGATTCAGAATTTACTTCTATATTTGATCCCACTGTGGATTGCTTTCCAGTTGAGATTAGTTTCTGACATGCGCGCGGAATGTTCGCAGAGGCTACATGGGTTCGAAGCTTACGAACAACATCGAGTGCGAGATCTTTCAAGTGCTGCTGGAGGAGGCGAGAGCGAGCTACCCCGAGGATATTGTGGTGGCGTTACGCAGCGACAGCGTCGAAGACATCAGCAGGAACGTGGCCGCGCTGTCGGAGTGGGCGAATAACTGGCGGCCGGACATGTCGGTCTGAGTAGCATATCTTTCCGCTCGCTCGCTCGCGTTTGTGGGAATTATTTGTTGCAGGGTTGCTGACAATGACCGAACTGtgagcaaaaataaaatattgcttGTGTAAGTTTACGCCTGTTATTTTTTCCAAGCAGATGGTGTGGTGTAATTTCGGATATGCTATGAACATGGttttggattattattattattattattattattattattattgttttgcTTTTCCTTTCGTCTTAAAACAAAACCTTTGTTGCTAACTATAGAATTTAGGCCAAAACAGTTGTGgaaagatttaataaaaaataataaagtatttttatataaagtagttaaaaaaattgatatatatatatatatatatatatagagagagagagagagagagagagagagttgagctataatactatcggtagtaaacgagccgttttactaccgatttgttttcgatgatagagctttaaaattgacgatcgacttcgttaaatatgatctaaactatttaaactgcctagaaattaaatttcacgcactttcaatattgttcttttatccatcaagtgaacagaaaaatgaatggttgaaaatgaatatgttttaaaaaatgatgataggagtcttgtaatcaagatcaagagtatagatcttgttttaaatagtttaaagaattttctaacaaaaattcaattgattttgatatctttacgccgttaaacaagaaaacgtctcttattgaccattaaaattataaattttgaaacccttttatcattaggcaaatgatgtcgaaaagatttaaaatttgatttctaaacacttcatgtggtatagatcatgttcaacggagccgatcgtcaatttggaaactctatcatcgaaaataaatcggtagtaaaacggcttgttgactaccgatagtattctagctcaactctctctctctctctctctctctatatatatatatatatataatgtagaataaattttttatttgattctcGGTGCGGATCGTATCTATCGTATCTTATTGTGCCAATAAGATATAGTTCTCGTGTCAATgacataatttttaattttttttaaaaaattattaagtaattttgttaataaaatttaaaagatttaataaagatGTATAATAAgtcattaataattttatattattatatgccgGCGTAAGCgcacatgtattatatattaattatttgagttgcgaatatattatattaattatttgagTTGCGAAGGGACGACGAAGTATAAATTCGTGAGAGGTTCACCCTCTTCGCCTCCTACTGCTTTAAGATGCGCCTCGCGCGGTTAATTGGAACCCTCTCTCCTCgtcatcctcctcctcgcccCCTCCCCTtctccaccacctcctcctcctcctcgtccgtGGCCTCCGACGCCCCCGCTCGGGTCCTCGGAGTCGGCGGCGTCCTCCGCGGCGAGCCTCGGCGGTTCTCCGGCGCGGACGTGGCCGCGTACGCGGCGGTGAGCGGCGACCGCAACCCCCTCCACCTCGACGCCGAGTTCGCGCGGGGTGTCGCCGGGTTCGAGCGCGGGAGCGTCGTCCACGGCATGCTCGTCGCCTCCCTCTTCCCCTCCCTCATCGCCTCCCACTTCGTACGCTTCCCCTCCCTCTTTTCggaatttcgtcgaacaggtggTGGGCGGATGAGTTGTGTGTGCAGTTACGAGTCTGGGGAGTTGGGTTTGTTTCGGGAAGGTCGATATCAATATTTTGGCTTATCACTCTCTCATCGCCTCCCACTTCGTAGTATTCTCCGTCCAATTTCATGAGCATTTGTCGATGGggaatttcgtcgaacaggtggTGGGCGGATGAGTTGTGAGCGTAGTTGCGAGTTTTGGGagtttgggtttgatttgggtAAGTCGAAAAGTTCAGAGCTTGGCGAAAGATTTGGAgaatttggaaaaagaaaaagaaaaatagcaaTAGTTTGGTTTATCACTCACTCATCGCCTACCACTTCATAGGATTCTGCTTCCCATTTCGTGAGCATTTGTCCATTGggaatttcgtcgaacaggtggTGGACGGATGAGTTGTGTGCGTAGTTGCGAGTTTGGTGGGTTTGGGTTTGATTCTGAAAGGTCGAAAAGTTGACAGTTTGGTGAAAGGTTTGGGGAATTTGaggggaaaagaaaaaccaaaaaaaaaattgcaatagTTTGGTTTATAANccattggatctactttttaattactaatagtctttagatcaaacactattccacttaccaccacctaccaccacctatcaccatcatctcaacctcacatctctctccatccaagggctaaaaacacataagtatcacttgggtgatacttttacaagtattctagctctactatatatatatatatatagaataaattttttatttgattctcGGTGCGGATCGTATCTATCGTATTTTATTGTGCCAATAAGATATAGTTCTCGTGTGGATgacataatttttaattttttttaaaaattattaagtaatttttttaataaaatttaaaagattcgATAAAGATGTATAATAAGTCATTAAAagattttatt
This genomic window from Ananas comosus cultivar F153 linkage group 3, ASM154086v1, whole genome shotgun sequence contains:
- the LOC109707652 gene encoding uncharacterized protein LOC109707652 isoform X2, with the translated sequence MRLARLIGTLSPRHPPPRPLPFSTTSSSSSSVASDAPARVLGVGGVLRGEPRRFSGADVAAYAAVSGDRNPLHLDAEFARGVAGFERGSVVHGMLVASLFPSLIASHFPGAIYVAQTLSFRQPVYVGDEVVAEVQAIYLKESKKRYIAKFTTKCFTNQECLVIDGEATTLLPTLVLNK
- the LOC109707423 gene encoding adenylate kinase isoenzyme 6 homolog, with protein sequence MAAEGGGGAAAAEEARRLFQRLWTEEEELRGXLVTGTPGTGKTTTSSLLADATALRHVNVGDVVRDKGLHDGWDDEFDCYIINEDLVCDELEEMMEEGGNIVDYHGCEFFPERWFDRVVVLQTDNSILHDRLASRGYMGSKLTNNIECEIFQVLLEEARASYPEDIVVALRSDSVEDISRNVAALSEWANNWRPDMSV